One window from the genome of Heptranchias perlo isolate sHepPer1 chromosome 22, sHepPer1.hap1, whole genome shotgun sequence encodes:
- the gpr146 gene encoding probable G-protein coupled receptor 146 produces the protein MWSCVGFNETVNGPDQHFCYDLELVLSILSIVYLIICFPFSICYNSLLILVNLYNKPSMTMPDVYFVNIAIAGLILSLVALIQLLGPDNPQWAVWNFNREVYITLLILFNISALVTMYSTTLLSLDYYIEQALPRTYMSSVYNTKHVCGFIWGGAVLTSFSSLLLYVCSHVPKIIECSKIQNKQVADTIMVFIGFFVPAIAVLYALILILRIRNQSTPLDQDSARLDPSTHKLLMATVCTQFILWTPYYMALLVHVTFSPKGSDLITRYKIYYFVKGLSKLLAYSCSFVIPLLYTYMHKNFTNKLRQLVRHLDCLNEGCSHRHSEVQ, from the coding sequence ATGTGGAGTTGTGTAGGTTTCAATGAGACGGTGAATGGTCCGGACCAGCATTTCTGCTACGACCTCGAACTGGTCCTTTCCATCCTCTCCATCGTTTACCTCATCATCTGCTTCCCTTTCAGCATCTGCTACAACTCCCTGTTAATCCTAGTCAACCTCTACAACAAGCCGTCAATGACGATGCCCGACGTTTACTTTGTTAACATAGCTATTGCAGGCCTCATCCTCAGCCTCGTGGCACTGATACAGCTGCTGGGCCCGGACAATCCACAGTGGGCCGTGTGGAACTTCAACAGGGAAGTCTACATCACCTTGCTTATTTTATTTAACATCTCGGCTCTTGTCACCATGTACTCTACCACTTTGCTCAGTTTGGACTACTACATCGAGCAAGCTTTGCCAAGAACTTACATGTCCAGTGTCTACAACACCAAGCACGTCTGCGGGTTCATCTGGGGAGGGGCTGTGCTTACCAGCTTTTCGTCTCTTCTGCTCTACGTGTGCAGCCACGTTCCCAAGATAATAGAGTGCTcaaaaatacagaataaacagGTGGCAGATACCATCATGGTATTTATTGGCTTCTTTGTGCCGGCTATAGCAGTGCTCTATGCCTTAATACTGATTCTCCGAATTCGGAACCAGTCCACCCCTCTTGATCAAGATTCGGCAAGGCTAGATCCTTCTACACACAAACTGCTGATGGCCACAGTCTGTACTCAGTTTATACTGTGGACCCCATATTACATGGCACTGTTAGTGCATGTAACCTTTAGCCCAAAAGGATCAGACTTAATAACGCGGTATAAAATTTACTATTTTGTTAAGGGCTTGTCGAAGCTGTTGGCTTATTCGTGCAGCTTTGTTATACCACTGCTCTACACCTACATGCACAAGAACTTTACCAACAAACTGAGGCAGCTAGTCAGACACCTGGACTGCCTGAATGAAGGATGTTCTCACCGACACTCAGAGGTGCAGTAA